A window of the Desulfobacula toluolica Tol2 genome harbors these coding sequences:
- a CDS encoding sensor histidine kinase, which yields MMPFTIFKRLVIGNIIILLLIFTLGSVVLFNLTRLQKLTREIVVKNQESLIVGDRLLDSFASLVKFGEKYFVSRDIDYYNRFVEVKINLEKDFQTIADIMETDEQKHLLSESLASFERYLERFEENAGQVIIGKKINIDFFLTQNGPDINTTAGDLKKILAITRSIITDKTNLSSKMTHQIIIVTVFTTVLTVFLGMIITTFNTQSITKSITRLQKKIEKIAQGDFEEIHTIKGPKEIQDLSLHFNAMCCRLKELDSLKADFVSHVSHEMKTPVTSIKEASAMLSKGFYSDDPQKLKELFCLIHEECNRLLNSVMRILDYSKMEANRMEYNCVRLSLPDVVRKSILKLAPLSQKKQIDLEFFPPLPNIPDVYIDENRIIEVLDNLIGNALKFTPVKGKVDVQCFSQDSGKNLMLTVEDNGPGIKPENLDKIFYKFKQIDNGLGTRMGTGLGLSISKYIIKAHGGNIWAQSRYSKGTKILVTLPAAL from the coding sequence ATGATGCCATTTACTATATTTAAACGCCTGGTGATCGGAAATATTATCATCCTTTTGCTTATTTTTACGCTTGGCAGTGTTGTGCTTTTCAATCTTACCAGACTTCAGAAACTTACCCGGGAAATTGTCGTTAAAAATCAGGAAAGCCTCATTGTTGGTGATCGTCTTCTGGATTCGTTTGCTTCACTTGTCAAATTCGGTGAAAAATATTTTGTATCCAGGGATATTGATTATTACAATAGGTTTGTAGAAGTAAAAATAAATCTGGAAAAAGATTTCCAAACAATTGCAGATATTATGGAGACAGACGAACAAAAACATCTGCTTTCCGAATCTCTTGCATCGTTTGAACGTTATTTGGAACGGTTTGAGGAAAACGCAGGACAGGTGATAATCGGTAAAAAAATCAATATTGATTTTTTTTTAACGCAAAATGGACCGGATATTAACACCACAGCCGGGGATTTGAAAAAAATTCTTGCCATTACCAGGAGTATTATTACCGACAAAACAAATTTGTCCAGCAAGATGACCCATCAGATTATTATTGTCACGGTTTTTACTACGGTGTTGACCGTTTTTTTAGGGATGATAATAACAACTTTCAACACTCAGTCAATTACTAAATCCATCACTCGCCTTCAAAAAAAAATCGAAAAAATTGCCCAGGGAGATTTCGAGGAAATCCATACGATCAAAGGCCCGAAAGAAATTCAGGATTTGTCATTGCATTTTAATGCAATGTGCTGCAGGTTAAAAGAATTGGATAGCTTAAAGGCTGATTTTGTAAGCCATGTGTCTCACGAGATGAAAACACCGGTCACTTCAATAAAAGAAGCGTCCGCAATGCTGTCCAAGGGATTCTACTCGGATGACCCACAAAAACTAAAGGAATTGTTTTGTCTGATTCATGAAGAATGCAACCGGCTTTTAAACTCGGTTATGAGAATTCTGGATTATTCTAAAATGGAAGCAAACCGTATGGAATACAATTGTGTAAGGCTCAGTTTGCCTGATGTTGTCCGCAAATCAATTTTGAAACTTGCACCATTGTCACAAAAAAAACAGATTGACCTTGAATTTTTTCCACCTTTACCGAATATTCCGGACGTTTATATTGATGAAAACAGGATTATAGAAGTTTTGGATAACCTGATCGGCAATGCCCTGAAATTTACGCCGGTAAAGGGTAAGGTCGATGTCCAATGCTTTTCTCAGGATTCAGGTAAAAATCTGATGTTAACTGTAGAGGATAACGGGCCTGGAATAAAACCTGAAAATCTTGACAAGATTTTTTATAAATTCAAACAAATTGACAATGGTCTTGGCACTCGAATGGGAACAGGGCTTGGGCTTTCGATTTCAAAATATATCATCAAGGCACATGGGGGAAACATATGGGCGCAAAGCCGGTATTCAAAAGGTACGAAAATATTGGTTACTTTGCCTGCTGCATTGTGA